A single Ziziphus jujuba cultivar Dongzao chromosome 11, ASM3175591v1 DNA region contains:
- the LOC107432749 gene encoding probable DNA helicase MCM8 isoform X2 produces the protein MYGYNGKSMDMEEEEVEYGSSTYIADMGDVWSMYLSQIELADEELCLKFIPLLFGFFSTPPGQALLSQIKDDGGVFTLSIDFERFRKICEIEEFYAFLEDKPKIALLCMSAAVHKVLLTEKDDKLVDGTKVNIRLHNHPESLIVLKNLKAAYIDKLVSVRGTVVKVSTVRPLVVEMGFDCAKCKTMIPRIFPDGKFSPPPVCNFAGCKSKNFNPIRSTARTIDFQKIRLQELLKSDDHEEGRVPRTVECELTEDLVDACIPGDVVTVTGIIRVINNYIDIGGGKSKSKSQGFYYLYLEAISIKNSKSQSTQEDLQDSNSNARPTELFDLFSFSSRDLEFVVKFSEEYGSDTFRQLLQSVCPSIYGHELVKAGITLALFGGVRKHSNDNNKVPVRGDIHVMVVGDPGLGKSQLLQAAAAVSPRGIYVCGNATTKAGLTVAVVKDPMTSDYGFEAGAMVLADSGLCCIDEFDKMSAEHQALLEAMEQQCVSIAKAGLIASLSARTSVLAAANPVGGHYNRAKTVNENLKISAALLSRFDLVFILLDKPDELLDKRVSEHIMSLHTGYGEPSPAPKKQRSASQSTGDIDTGTENGSLVSRMRLDPKKDSDFAPLPVQLLRKYIAYARAFVFPRMSKPAADILQKFYLQLRDHATSADCTPITARQLESLVRLAEARARLDLREEITAQDAMDVVEIMRESLYDKYVDEHGCVDFGRSGGMSQQKEAKRFLSALNKQSELQQKDCFSISEIYSLADRICLRVPDIDTFIDNLNSVGYLLKKGPKTYQVPSSSYSRSQSRSKGPS, from the exons ATGTACGGATATAACGGAAAGAGCATGGacatggaggaggaggaggtggaGTACGGCTCCTCCACATACATCGCCGACATGGGCGACGTGTGGTCAATGTACTTGTCCCAAATCGAGCTCGCCGATGAAGAACTCTGTCTCAAGTTCATACCTCTTCTTTTTGGCTTCTTTTCCACGCCTCCAGGCCAAGCTCTACTTTCTCAG ATTAAGGATGATGGTGGGGTATTCACGTTGTCGATTGACTTCGAACGGTTTcgaaaaatttgtgaaattgaggAATTTTATGCATTTTTGGAAGATAAACCCAAGATAGCTCTCTTATGCATGAGTGCTGCAGTGCACAAG GTCTTGTTGACCGAAAAGGACGACAAGTTGGTAGATGGTACCAAAGTAAATATCCGTCTTCATAACCACCCTGAATCTTTGATTGTTTTGAAGAACCTAAAAGCAGCATATATTG ACAAGCTCGTATCTGTTCGTGGGACTGTAGTAAAAGTTAGCACCGTCAGGCCCCTAGTGGTGGAAATGGGTTTTGACTGTGCAAAGTGTAAGACAATGATTCCAAGAATCTTTCCTGATGGGAAATTTTCACCACCACCGGTCTGCAATTTTGCTGGATGCAAGAGCAAAAACTTTAATCCAATTCGATCAACTGCACGAACTATAGACTTTCAAAAGATAAG GCTACAGGAACTATTAAAGTCAGATGATCATGAAGAAGGCCGGGTACCTCGAACAGTAGAATGTGAACTGACTGAAGACCTTGTTGATGCATGCATCCCTGGAGATGTGGTGACTGTTACTGGAATAATAAGAGTAATTAACAATTACATAGATATTGGAGGAG GGAAATCAAAAAGCAAAAGTCAAGGATTTTACTATTTGTATTTAGAGGCCATTTCAATTAAGAACTCCAAATCACAATCTACACAAGAGGATTTGCAAGATTCTAATTCCAATGCTAGACCTACAGAGCTTTTTGATTTATTCTCGTTTTCCTCAAGAGATTTAGAATTTGTTGTTAAGTTTTCAGAGGAGTACGGTTCAGATACCTTCAGGCAACTACTTCAGTCTGTTTGTCCATCCATCTATGGCCATGAGCTTGTTAAAG CGGGAATAACATTAGCACTATTTGGAGGTGTAAGAAAACATTCAAATGATAACAACAAGGTTCCAGTTAGAGGAGACATCCATGTCATGGTTGTTG GTGATCCTGGTCTAGGAAAGAGCCAGCTACTGCAAGCAGCTGCAGCTGTTTCTCCAAGAGGCATTTATGTGTGTGGTAATGCTACAACCAAAGCTGGCCTCACTGTGGCTGTTGTGAAGGATCCTATGACAAGTGATTATGGTTTTGAGGCTG GTGCCATGGTACTTGCAGACAGTGGACTGTGCTGCATTGATGAGTTTGATAAAATGTCTGCAGAGCATCAG GCACTACTTGAAGCCATGGAGCAACAATGTGTCTCTATAGCTAAGGCTGGACTTATAGCAAGTTTGTCAGCCCGTACTTCTGTCCTAGCAGCAGCAAATCCTGTTGGTGGCCATTATAA CCGTGCAAAAACAGTGAAtgagaatttgaaaattagtgCTGCTCTCCTCTCTCGATTTGACTTGGTATTCATCCTACTTGACAAACCTGATGAACTTCTCGATAAACGAGTTTCAGAGCACATCATGTCA CTCCATACTGGCTACGGAGAACCTTCACCAGCACCCAAAAAGCAGCGAAGCG CATCACAGAGTACTGGAGACATAGATACGGGTACAGAAAATGGTTCTTTAGTTTCAAGGATGAGATTAGATCCAAAAAAGGATAGTGATTTTGCTCCATTACCTGTTCAGCTACTCCGCAAATATATTGCTTATGCAAGAGCATTTGTTTTTCCAAG GATGTCAAAGCCAGCAGCTGACATCCTACAGAAGTTCTACTTGCAACTGAGAGACCATGCTACATCTGCTGATTGCACGCCAATTACAGCAAGGCAGCTTGAGAGTCTGGTGAGGCTGGCAGAAGCTCGAGCTCGGCTAGATTTAAGGGAAGAAATAACAGCTCAAGATGCAATG GATGTGGTTGAAATTATGAGAGAATCCCTGTATGATAAATATGTTGATGAGCATGGTTGTGTGGACTTTGGTCGTAGTGGAGGGATGAGTCAACAAAAAGAAGCGAAGCGGTTTTTAAGTGCCCTCAACAAACAATCAGAATTGCAGCAGAAAGATTGTTTTTCAATTTCT GAAATATACAGTTTGGCAGATAGGATTTGCCTAAGAGTTCCCGACATTGATAcatttattgataatttaaacAGTGTTGGTTATCTGCTCAAGAAAGGGCCAAAGACCTATCAG GTACCATCATCATCTTATTCACGAAGTCAATCAAGGTCAAAGGGCCCAAGTTAG
- the LOC107432749 gene encoding probable DNA helicase MCM8 isoform X1, translating to MYGYNGKSMDMEEEEVEYGSSTYIADMGDVWSMYLSQIELADEELCLKFIPLLFGFFSTPPGQALLSQIKDDGGVFTLSIDFERFRKICEIEEFYAFLEDKPKIALLCMSAAVHKVLLTEKDDKLVDGTKVNIRLHNHPESLIVLKNLKAAYIDKLVSVRGTVVKVSTVRPLVVEMGFDCAKCKTMIPRIFPDGKFSPPPVCNFAGCKSKNFNPIRSTARTIDFQKIRLQELLKSDDHEEGRVPRTVECELTEDLVDACIPGDVVTVTGIIRVINNYIDIGGGKSKSKSQGFYYLYLEAISIKNSKSQSTQEDLQDSNSNARPTELFDLFSFSSRDLEFVVKFSEEYGSDTFRQLLQSVCPSIYGHELVKAGITLALFGGVRKHSNDNNKVPVRGDIHVMVVGDPGLGKSQLLQAAAAVSPRGIYVCGNATTKAGLTVAVVKDPMTSDYGFEAGAMVLADSGLCCIDEFDKMSAEHQALLEAMEQQCVSIAKAGLIASLSARTSVLAAANPVGGHYNRAKTVNENLKISAALLSRFDLVFILLDKPDELLDKRVSEHIMSLHTGYGEPSPAPKKQRSASQSTGDIDTGTENGSLVSRMRLDPKKDSDFAPLPVQLLRKYIAYARAFVFPRMSKPAADILQKFYLQLRDHATSADCTPITARQLESLVRLAEARARLDLREEITAQDAMDVVEIMRESLYDKYVDEHGCVDFGRSGGMSQQKEAKRFLSALNKQSELQQKDCFSISEIYSLADRICLRVPDIDTFIDNLNSVGYLLKKGPKTYQMLSDVGTIIILFTKSIKVKGPKLV from the exons ATGTACGGATATAACGGAAAGAGCATGGacatggaggaggaggaggtggaGTACGGCTCCTCCACATACATCGCCGACATGGGCGACGTGTGGTCAATGTACTTGTCCCAAATCGAGCTCGCCGATGAAGAACTCTGTCTCAAGTTCATACCTCTTCTTTTTGGCTTCTTTTCCACGCCTCCAGGCCAAGCTCTACTTTCTCAG ATTAAGGATGATGGTGGGGTATTCACGTTGTCGATTGACTTCGAACGGTTTcgaaaaatttgtgaaattgaggAATTTTATGCATTTTTGGAAGATAAACCCAAGATAGCTCTCTTATGCATGAGTGCTGCAGTGCACAAG GTCTTGTTGACCGAAAAGGACGACAAGTTGGTAGATGGTACCAAAGTAAATATCCGTCTTCATAACCACCCTGAATCTTTGATTGTTTTGAAGAACCTAAAAGCAGCATATATTG ACAAGCTCGTATCTGTTCGTGGGACTGTAGTAAAAGTTAGCACCGTCAGGCCCCTAGTGGTGGAAATGGGTTTTGACTGTGCAAAGTGTAAGACAATGATTCCAAGAATCTTTCCTGATGGGAAATTTTCACCACCACCGGTCTGCAATTTTGCTGGATGCAAGAGCAAAAACTTTAATCCAATTCGATCAACTGCACGAACTATAGACTTTCAAAAGATAAG GCTACAGGAACTATTAAAGTCAGATGATCATGAAGAAGGCCGGGTACCTCGAACAGTAGAATGTGAACTGACTGAAGACCTTGTTGATGCATGCATCCCTGGAGATGTGGTGACTGTTACTGGAATAATAAGAGTAATTAACAATTACATAGATATTGGAGGAG GGAAATCAAAAAGCAAAAGTCAAGGATTTTACTATTTGTATTTAGAGGCCATTTCAATTAAGAACTCCAAATCACAATCTACACAAGAGGATTTGCAAGATTCTAATTCCAATGCTAGACCTACAGAGCTTTTTGATTTATTCTCGTTTTCCTCAAGAGATTTAGAATTTGTTGTTAAGTTTTCAGAGGAGTACGGTTCAGATACCTTCAGGCAACTACTTCAGTCTGTTTGTCCATCCATCTATGGCCATGAGCTTGTTAAAG CGGGAATAACATTAGCACTATTTGGAGGTGTAAGAAAACATTCAAATGATAACAACAAGGTTCCAGTTAGAGGAGACATCCATGTCATGGTTGTTG GTGATCCTGGTCTAGGAAAGAGCCAGCTACTGCAAGCAGCTGCAGCTGTTTCTCCAAGAGGCATTTATGTGTGTGGTAATGCTACAACCAAAGCTGGCCTCACTGTGGCTGTTGTGAAGGATCCTATGACAAGTGATTATGGTTTTGAGGCTG GTGCCATGGTACTTGCAGACAGTGGACTGTGCTGCATTGATGAGTTTGATAAAATGTCTGCAGAGCATCAG GCACTACTTGAAGCCATGGAGCAACAATGTGTCTCTATAGCTAAGGCTGGACTTATAGCAAGTTTGTCAGCCCGTACTTCTGTCCTAGCAGCAGCAAATCCTGTTGGTGGCCATTATAA CCGTGCAAAAACAGTGAAtgagaatttgaaaattagtgCTGCTCTCCTCTCTCGATTTGACTTGGTATTCATCCTACTTGACAAACCTGATGAACTTCTCGATAAACGAGTTTCAGAGCACATCATGTCA CTCCATACTGGCTACGGAGAACCTTCACCAGCACCCAAAAAGCAGCGAAGCG CATCACAGAGTACTGGAGACATAGATACGGGTACAGAAAATGGTTCTTTAGTTTCAAGGATGAGATTAGATCCAAAAAAGGATAGTGATTTTGCTCCATTACCTGTTCAGCTACTCCGCAAATATATTGCTTATGCAAGAGCATTTGTTTTTCCAAG GATGTCAAAGCCAGCAGCTGACATCCTACAGAAGTTCTACTTGCAACTGAGAGACCATGCTACATCTGCTGATTGCACGCCAATTACAGCAAGGCAGCTTGAGAGTCTGGTGAGGCTGGCAGAAGCTCGAGCTCGGCTAGATTTAAGGGAAGAAATAACAGCTCAAGATGCAATG GATGTGGTTGAAATTATGAGAGAATCCCTGTATGATAAATATGTTGATGAGCATGGTTGTGTGGACTTTGGTCGTAGTGGAGGGATGAGTCAACAAAAAGAAGCGAAGCGGTTTTTAAGTGCCCTCAACAAACAATCAGAATTGCAGCAGAAAGATTGTTTTTCAATTTCT GAAATATACAGTTTGGCAGATAGGATTTGCCTAAGAGTTCCCGACATTGATAcatttattgataatttaaacAGTGTTGGTTATCTGCTCAAGAAAGGGCCAAAGACCTATCAG ATGCTTTCTGATGTAGGTACCATCATCATCTTATTCACGAAGTCAATCAAGGTCAAAGGGCCCAAGTTAGTGTAG
- the LOC107432749 gene encoding probable DNA helicase MCM8 isoform X3, with product MSAAVHKVLLTEKDDKLVDGTKVNIRLHNHPESLIVLKNLKAAYIDKLVSVRGTVVKVSTVRPLVVEMGFDCAKCKTMIPRIFPDGKFSPPPVCNFAGCKSKNFNPIRSTARTIDFQKIRLQELLKSDDHEEGRVPRTVECELTEDLVDACIPGDVVTVTGIIRVINNYIDIGGGKSKSKSQGFYYLYLEAISIKNSKSQSTQEDLQDSNSNARPTELFDLFSFSSRDLEFVVKFSEEYGSDTFRQLLQSVCPSIYGHELVKAGITLALFGGVRKHSNDNNKVPVRGDIHVMVVGDPGLGKSQLLQAAAAVSPRGIYVCGNATTKAGLTVAVVKDPMTSDYGFEAGAMVLADSGLCCIDEFDKMSAEHQALLEAMEQQCVSIAKAGLIASLSARTSVLAAANPVGGHYNRAKTVNENLKISAALLSRFDLVFILLDKPDELLDKRVSEHIMSLHTGYGEPSPAPKKQRSASQSTGDIDTGTENGSLVSRMRLDPKKDSDFAPLPVQLLRKYIAYARAFVFPRMSKPAADILQKFYLQLRDHATSADCTPITARQLESLVRLAEARARLDLREEITAQDAMDVVEIMRESLYDKYVDEHGCVDFGRSGGMSQQKEAKRFLSALNKQSELQQKDCFSISEIYSLADRICLRVPDIDTFIDNLNSVGYLLKKGPKTYQMLSDVGTIIILFTKSIKVKGPKLV from the exons ATGAGTGCTGCAGTGCACAAG GTCTTGTTGACCGAAAAGGACGACAAGTTGGTAGATGGTACCAAAGTAAATATCCGTCTTCATAACCACCCTGAATCTTTGATTGTTTTGAAGAACCTAAAAGCAGCATATATTG ACAAGCTCGTATCTGTTCGTGGGACTGTAGTAAAAGTTAGCACCGTCAGGCCCCTAGTGGTGGAAATGGGTTTTGACTGTGCAAAGTGTAAGACAATGATTCCAAGAATCTTTCCTGATGGGAAATTTTCACCACCACCGGTCTGCAATTTTGCTGGATGCAAGAGCAAAAACTTTAATCCAATTCGATCAACTGCACGAACTATAGACTTTCAAAAGATAAG GCTACAGGAACTATTAAAGTCAGATGATCATGAAGAAGGCCGGGTACCTCGAACAGTAGAATGTGAACTGACTGAAGACCTTGTTGATGCATGCATCCCTGGAGATGTGGTGACTGTTACTGGAATAATAAGAGTAATTAACAATTACATAGATATTGGAGGAG GGAAATCAAAAAGCAAAAGTCAAGGATTTTACTATTTGTATTTAGAGGCCATTTCAATTAAGAACTCCAAATCACAATCTACACAAGAGGATTTGCAAGATTCTAATTCCAATGCTAGACCTACAGAGCTTTTTGATTTATTCTCGTTTTCCTCAAGAGATTTAGAATTTGTTGTTAAGTTTTCAGAGGAGTACGGTTCAGATACCTTCAGGCAACTACTTCAGTCTGTTTGTCCATCCATCTATGGCCATGAGCTTGTTAAAG CGGGAATAACATTAGCACTATTTGGAGGTGTAAGAAAACATTCAAATGATAACAACAAGGTTCCAGTTAGAGGAGACATCCATGTCATGGTTGTTG GTGATCCTGGTCTAGGAAAGAGCCAGCTACTGCAAGCAGCTGCAGCTGTTTCTCCAAGAGGCATTTATGTGTGTGGTAATGCTACAACCAAAGCTGGCCTCACTGTGGCTGTTGTGAAGGATCCTATGACAAGTGATTATGGTTTTGAGGCTG GTGCCATGGTACTTGCAGACAGTGGACTGTGCTGCATTGATGAGTTTGATAAAATGTCTGCAGAGCATCAG GCACTACTTGAAGCCATGGAGCAACAATGTGTCTCTATAGCTAAGGCTGGACTTATAGCAAGTTTGTCAGCCCGTACTTCTGTCCTAGCAGCAGCAAATCCTGTTGGTGGCCATTATAA CCGTGCAAAAACAGTGAAtgagaatttgaaaattagtgCTGCTCTCCTCTCTCGATTTGACTTGGTATTCATCCTACTTGACAAACCTGATGAACTTCTCGATAAACGAGTTTCAGAGCACATCATGTCA CTCCATACTGGCTACGGAGAACCTTCACCAGCACCCAAAAAGCAGCGAAGCG CATCACAGAGTACTGGAGACATAGATACGGGTACAGAAAATGGTTCTTTAGTTTCAAGGATGAGATTAGATCCAAAAAAGGATAGTGATTTTGCTCCATTACCTGTTCAGCTACTCCGCAAATATATTGCTTATGCAAGAGCATTTGTTTTTCCAAG GATGTCAAAGCCAGCAGCTGACATCCTACAGAAGTTCTACTTGCAACTGAGAGACCATGCTACATCTGCTGATTGCACGCCAATTACAGCAAGGCAGCTTGAGAGTCTGGTGAGGCTGGCAGAAGCTCGAGCTCGGCTAGATTTAAGGGAAGAAATAACAGCTCAAGATGCAATG GATGTGGTTGAAATTATGAGAGAATCCCTGTATGATAAATATGTTGATGAGCATGGTTGTGTGGACTTTGGTCGTAGTGGAGGGATGAGTCAACAAAAAGAAGCGAAGCGGTTTTTAAGTGCCCTCAACAAACAATCAGAATTGCAGCAGAAAGATTGTTTTTCAATTTCT GAAATATACAGTTTGGCAGATAGGATTTGCCTAAGAGTTCCCGACATTGATAcatttattgataatttaaacAGTGTTGGTTATCTGCTCAAGAAAGGGCCAAAGACCTATCAG ATGCTTTCTGATGTAGGTACCATCATCATCTTATTCACGAAGTCAATCAAGGTCAAAGGGCCCAAGTTAGTGTAG
- the LOC107432754 gene encoding pentatricopeptide repeat-containing protein At3g09650, chloroplastic has product MNAIPPPLPLSPPPSSSSSSSPSNPFSLTRHALPFHWVSTPIFSILTTTTTKPIRFFSVLVTASHTNPTDLSLTTTTTTTTQQTTSQDQRLLTLLRQRKTEEAWLAYTQSSHLPTPTCLSRLVCQLSYQNTHLSLTRAQSIITRLRKERQLHRLDANSLGLLAVAATKAGHTLYATSIIKSMLRSGYLPHVKSWSAVVSRLAASGDDGPIEALKLFKSVTRRVQQFPDPELVSDSRPDTAAYNAALNACANLGETKRFLQLFDEMSQFGADPDVLTYNVMIKLCARADRKDLLVFVLERIIEKEIALCKTTLHSLVAAYVGFDDLETAEKMVQAMREGRRDLCKVLRDCNPKCPNQNEKEIFETLLPNSAKATDSEPPLLPKAYAPDSRIYTTLMKGYMKVGRVTDTVRMLEAMRHQDDNASHPDHVTYTTVVSAFVNSGSMDRARQVLAEMTRIGVPANRITYNILIKGYCQQLKIDKAKELLIEMAEDAGIEPDVVSYNILIDGCILIDDSAGAFAFFNEMRAKGIAPTKISYTTLMKAFAFSGQPKLANKVFDEMLNDPRVKVDLVAWNMLVEGYCRLGLVEEAKKIVLRMKENGFYPNVATYGSLADAIALARKPGEALLLWNEVKERCEVRKGENSDSSSPPPLKPDEGLLDTLADICVRAAFFKKALEIVACMEEHGIPPNKTKFTRIYVEMHSRMFTSKHASQARQDRRIERKRAAEAFKFWLGLPNSYYGSEWRLEPLDVDDQDSYSV; this is encoded by the coding sequence ATGAATGCAATACCTCCTCCACTGCCTCTATCACCACCACCTTCAtcttcctcttcatcttctccTTCAAACCCATTCTCGCTGACCCGCCACGCTCTCCCTTTCCATTGGGTCTCTACCCCCATTTTCTCCAtcctcaccaccaccaccaccaaaccTATTCGTTTCTTTTCTGTTCTAGTTACAGCCAGTCACACAAACCCAACTGATCTCTCtctcaccaccaccaccaccactaccacCCAGCAAACCACATCCCAAGACCAGAGACTCCTAACACTTCTACGTCAGAGAAAAACAGAGGAAGCCTGGCTTGCATACACTCAATCCTCCCACCTCCCAACACCCACTTGCCTTAGCCGCTTGGTCTGTCAGCTCTCCTACCAAAACACCCATTTGAGTCTCACACGCGCCCAGTCCATCATCACGCGCCTCCGCAAGGAGCGCCAGCTCCACAGACTCGATGCCAATTCCCTCGGCCTCCTCGCTGTCGCTGCCACCAAGGCTGGCCACACGCTCTACGCCACCTCAATCATCAAGTCCATGCTTCGCTCCGGCTATCTCCCCCACGTCAAGTCTTGGAGCGCCGTCGTCAGCCGCCTCGCTGCTTCCGGCGACGACGGCCCCATTGAAGCGCTCAAGCTCTTCAAATCGGTGACTCGCCGTGTCCAGCAGTTCCCGGACCCCGAGTTGGTTTCCGACTCTCGGCCCGACACGGCCGCTTACAACGCTGCTCTCAATGCCTGTGCGAATCTGGGTGAAACCAAGAGGTTCTTGCAACTGTTCGATGAAATGTCTCAGTTCGGAGCTGACCCTGATGTGCTTACTTACAATGTGATGATCAAGCTTTGTGCCAGAGCTGATAGGAAAGATTTGCTGGTTTTCGTATTGGAGAGGATTATCGAGAAGGAAATAGCCTTGTGTAAAACGACATTGCATTCGCTTGTGGCGGCTTATGTGGGTTTCGATGATCTAGAAACGGCTGAGAAAATGGTTCAAGCAATGAGGGAAGGAAGAAGAGATCTTTGCAAGGTTCTCAGGGATTGCAATCCAAAATGCCCGAATCAAAATGAGAAGGAAATTTTCGAGACATTGCTCCCCAATTCGGCAAAAGCTACCGATTCCGAGCCACCGTTGCTGCCGAAAGCTTATGCTCCGGACTCGAGAATCTACACAACTCTGATGAAGGGTTATATGAAGGTGGGCCGAGTCACCGACACAGTCAGGATGCTGGAGGCAATGCGGCACCAAGATGACAATGCCAGTCACCCTGATCATGTCACATACACAACTGTTGTTTCCGCATTTGTGAACTCAGGTTCAATGGACAGGGCCCGCCAAGTGCTTGCTGAAATGACAAGAATCGGTGTGCCTGCGAATCGGATTACTTATAATATACTTATCAAGGGTTATTGCCAGCAACTGAAGATTGACAAGGCGAAGGAGTTGCTGATAGAGATGGCTGAGGATGCGGGGATTGAGCCCGATGTGGTTTCGTACAATATATTGATTGATGGTTGTATATTGATTGATGATAGTGCTGGGGCTTTTGCATTTTTCAATGAAATGAGAGCAAAAGGGATTGCTCCCACCAAGATCAGCTACACCACTTTGATGAAAGCTTTTGCGTTCTCAGGTCAACCAAAGCTGGCTAACAAGGTGTTCGATGAAATGCTCAACGATCCTCGGGTTAAGGTTGATCTGGTTGCTTGGAATATGTTGGTCGAAGGGTATTGTAGACTGGGGTTGGTTGAAGAAGCTAAGAAAATAGTTCTGAGAATGAAAGAGAATGGATTTTACCCTAATGTGGCCACTTATGGTAGTCTGGCTGATGCAATTGCATTGGCTAGAAAACCAGGAGAGGCACTTCTGCTTTGGAATGAAGTGAAGGAGAGGTGTGAAGTGAGAAAGGGAGAAAATTCTGATTCTTCATCTCCACCGCCATTGAAACCGGATGAAGGGTTGTTAGATACACTAGCTGATATCTGCGTTAGGGCTGCTTTCTTTAAGAAAGCTTTAGAAATTGTGGCTTGCATGGAAGAGCATGGTATACCTCCTAATAAGACCAAATTTACACGAATTTATGTCGAAATGCACTCCAGAATGTTTACCAGTAAGCATGCCTCGCAGGCCAGACAAGATAGGAGAATTGAGAGGAAGAGAGCTGCAGAGGCTTTCAAGTTCTGGTTGGGTTTGCCTAATTCCTACTACGGTAGTGAATGGCGATTAGAACCCCTAGATGTAGATGATCAGGATTCTTATTCTGTTTAA